Within the Acidobacteriota bacterium genome, the region GGATTTTCCGCCGAGCGCGCCGCACAGCGACATGACGGGATCGATTCAGGACCCGGCGACACTGCTGGGCGCGTGCATCGCCAACGCGGCGGCACAGGGAGTTTACGCGGGCTTTAACGACATGTACTACCGATCGCGCAACCTTTCGCCGGTGCGGCCGGGGCTGCCGGTGCGGCAGTTCTAGCCCACTAAATCGCTGCGACGGGGCGGACGAGGGCGAGGAGGCCGTCGGAGCGGCGGAGCTGGGCGGCGGCGGCGGCGGCTTGTTCGAGGGTGGCGAAGGGGCCGATGCGGACCACATTCCAGACGCGGTGTTGCGCGTCGGTCAATTGCATGACCTGAGCGGTGCAGCCGTGGGTTTTGAGGCTAGCGACGAGGCTGGCGGCGTTGGCGGCATCCTGGAAGGAGCCGAGCTGGAGGTCGTATTCCGGCTGACCGGTTTGGGCGCTGGCGGTGAGGGCGAGGCCGCAGGCGTTGGCGGGCGCGGCGGCAGCGGCAGTAGCGATCGCTGTGGGCGTGGGCGCAGGCTGGGGTGGAGGAGCGGTTGGGACTGCAGGGACCCTGCTTCGCGCTTCGCGCTTCGCAGGGTGATTCTGCCGCTGCGCAGCAGCGGCAGAATCAGCGGCTAATTCCTGCGCATGCTGGGAAGCTTGGGCCTGGCGGCCGGCGACGAGGATGGGCCAGACGCTTTGGCGGTACAGGCCCATGCCCACCAGCAAGCCATCGGCGAATACCAGCGCGACCACCAGACAGGCGCCGAGGACGAAAAGCGCGATGCCTTTATGGTCGAGGGCGAAATGGATCTTCTTTTTGGGCGGCTTTTCCGGCATCGTTTTCCTCGATTAAGGCACCATGGTTTTGGTCTGTCCGGGCGAGACGATCTGAATGACGCCACCCCACATGCACATCAGCTTGGAGTTGCTATCGAGGGCGGGCATGTTGGCGATCATGACCGTGGGCGCGCCCGGCGCCCAGGGCGCGGTCGTGGCGGGCACACAGGGCATGGGCGTGAGCACGCCCAGCGCGGCCGCGGTGGCGGCAGCGACGGTGGGGTTGGAGGGGGAGTTGCACATGCCGAAGGGCGGGATGTTGACCATCGGCTTGTTGTCCATGATGTTGGCAGCGGGAGTCTGGGTCAGGACTTTGTTGGCGGGGAGGACCACCAAAGTTGAGGGCGCAACGCCGAAGCTGCATTGCATCATCGCTCCCATGCATACTTGCATTGCCACAGGTTAGTAACTCCTCTTCTTCGGAGGCCCTGCTTCGCGCTGCGCGCTACGCAGGGCGTTGCCACCGCGCTCGATCCGCTTGCCCTCCTCATAATACTCCGTTGAGACGGGTTTGCCATCCGGGTCAAATACCGTGACTTCGCCGTGCTGGTTGCCTTCATGAAAGTGAGCGAGCAGGAGGAGCTTGCCCGATTGGTACGCCTTGAGCGGGCCGTCAAGCTTGCCGCCCTTGAACTGGGCGGTGTGCACAATTTCGCCGCCGGGGCCGTAGCGAGTCACTTCACCCTCCAATTGGCCTTGCACGAAGTGCGCGCGTTCGAGGATGGTGCCATCGGGCGCGTGGCGAAGAATTTCTCCGTGAAGAGGGTCCGGCATAGTCAGTTGATTTGTACCAGCGAGCCTTTAATCTGGGTGATGCCGCTGCTTTCGACGGTTTGCTGGGCGTTGGCTTTGTGGTCCATGGTGGTGCCGGCCTGGTTGGTCAGGCTGGTGCCGGCGTTATTTTCGAGCGACGTACCGGATTTGTTGGTGAGCGAGGTGCCGGCGTCGTTTTCGAGCGACGTGCCCGCCTTGTTGGTGAACGACGAGCCGGCCTTGATCGAGACCGAGCCGCTGACCTCGATGCTGAGATTGCCGCTGACGCTCAAGGTGTAGTTGCCGCTGACCGTTTGCTTGAAGTCGGCGGAGTTGGTGTGGGTTTCGTTGCCGGTGATGGTCAGCTCGCGCGTGCCTTTGACGCTGTGGGTTTCCTTGCCGGTATTGACGGCGATGGAACGGTCGCCCTTGTCGACGACGAGCGATTCGTTTTTCTGCTGCACCGTGACGGTGCGATTTTGAGCAATCGTGATCGCCTGATCGTTGAGCACGCTGACGTTCATGTCTTTCTGCGCCTGCATGAATAGCTCTTCCGAGCCGGCCTTGTCCTCGAAGCGGATTTCGTTGTTGCCGTCCTGGTTGGGGCTGGAGTGCGTCTTGATGGTGCTGCGGGTCTGATTGTCGGGCAGGGCGTAGGGGGTGACCTGGGTGGCGTTGTAGACGGTGCCGGTGATGAGCGGGCGGTCGGGGTCGCCCTCTTCAAAGCTGACGACGACCTCCTGGCCGATGCGGGGAATGAAGCTCGCGCCCCAGGACTTGCCCGCCCAGGTTTGCGCCACGCGGATCCAGCAGGAGCTGTTTTCGTCGCTCGCACTCGACTGATCCCAGGGGAATTTCACCTTCACGCGGCCATATTGATCGCTGAAAATCTCATCGCCTGATTTGCCCACCACCACCGCGGTCTGGCAGCCGGCGACGGCCGGCCGCGGGGTGGTGAGCGGCGGACGGAAGACCTGGGTGGCGAGGATGGCTTCGAAGTCGTTTTGATATTCCAATTGCGTGCCATCGACCTTCAGCGACGTGAGCACGTAACTGGTGTTGGCGGAGGAGCGGAAATGACCGGCCAGGGTGAAGGTGCAGCCGGCGTGAAAGGCGCGGCAGAGGCTGGTGCCCGAGATGCGCTGGGCGGCAGCTTCATGAATGCCGAGACGCAGGCCGGCGCGGGTTTCGCCATCGGCTTTGGCGGCGTAGCGGCCGGGATAGTTGTACCAGGTGACGGCGTCGGCGCCGCTGCCGGCGGTGGCCAGCAGGTCGGTTGCGGGGATGGTGAAGTTGTAGTCGTCGAGCTGGGTTTTGGCGGTGACCACCTGCTGCTCGATACGGCAGGCGAGCACAGCGTCGGCAGTTTGCTGGGCGGCGCTTTCGGCGCGGAAGGTGGCGGTGGTGAGGCCGGTGCAGGCCTCGTAGGTGCTGGGGTCGTCGGCGAGGACGAGAGTGTGGGCGGAGCTGGTGTGCTCGAAGAAGTAGAAGATGCCCTCTTCCTCCAGCAACCGCGAGACGAAGGCCAGCGCCGTCTCGTTGTACTGCACGCAGTAGTCACGCGCGGTGTAGGTGCCGGTGAGCGCGTCTTTGAAGGCGGTGAAGCCGAGATTGCTGAAAACTTTTTTGACGATGTCGGGCGCGGAGAGGTTCTGAAAAATCTGGCAGCCGGAGGAGAAGCCCAGCAGCCACAGCCAGGGATGGATTTCGGCGGTGTAGGAGGTCAGGCGCGGCGATTGCGCGGTGACGGCGAAGCGGCCGACCACGCCGTTGATGTACTGCTGGTCGCCGCTGGGCAGTTCGATCTGCAGGGTGATGTTCTGGCCGACGATGCTGGAGAAATCGAGATTGGCGTCTTCGCTGACCAGATCCAGGGTGTAGTGAAACAGGCCGGAGATGCGCTCTTCGCCGGAATAACGCTCGACCAGGAGCTGGTTGGCGCCGAGCGGCGTGGTCAACTGCACCGGGCTGGTGGATTGATCGAGAGCCATGGCGGTTACTCGAGGTTGAAGCGCACGCGCAGGGGCTCGCCGGCGGTTGCTGCGGCTGCATCGGCGGCGCCGCGCTGCGGCAGGAAGGCCGTCCAGCCGAGACGTGCGCCGCCCAGGCGCGCGCTCTCGACGGCTTCGGCGCGCAGGCAGAGGCAGACGGTGATGGCGCAGAGGGTTCCGGCGTAGAGGCGGGTGAGGGCGCGCAGGGCGGTGAGCGCGGCGCCGCCGGGCAGGAGCTCGAGGAACTGCGGCAGGTCGAGGGGCGCGGTTTCCAGCTCGGCGGCGGCGGCCTGCAGCCAGACGCGCTGGCCGACGACGGCGCCATCGCCCAGAATCTGGTTGCTGCCCTTGACGCCCAGGCGCGTCCAGGCTTCGGGCGGCAGCGGCCGCCAGGCGCCCTGCATTTGCCGCAGCGCAAAGCGCACGCCGAAGTAGTCGCTGAGCATGCGCTCCAGGCCCACCGCCGAGCGCGGCTGCTGCCAGAGCAGGCCGGCGTAGGCGATGAGCGCCCGGTCGGGCACCGGCAGACGCTCGCGCTGGCCGGGCAGCGCCAGTCCGGCGAAGGCGCGCAGGTAGCGGCCGGCGGGACTGTCTTCGGGCGGTTCGGCGGCGAGCGCCGGGCGGTGCGCGCGCGCGCCCCGGAAGACGAGCGAGAGCAGGCGGTGATGGAACAGGTTGAGGAAGTCGCGGGCGGCGTAGTCGCGCTCGCGCATGCGGTTCTGGATGATCTCGACCAGCGGCGGCGGCAGCGGACCCTCCGCTCCAGCCAAGCTGAAGAAATTCACCAGCAGGTGCGGGGGCGCGGCTTCGTCATCGGCGGCGGTGAGGGACTCCAGGTCGCTGGGCGGAAAATCCAGCCGGATGCTGGCCGCCAGGCGCACCGCCTCGCGCTCGGGGTCGCTGCCCGCGGCGAGCGGCGCTGCTTCGGGCCGCGCCCGCTCCAGCAGCAGCAGGGCCTGGAAAAAGTCAAAGCGGTAGGGCTCGGCCCGCAGCCACTCGATCACGGACGTGTTCGACCGCCAGCCTCGCTCCGCCACTCGCTGCGCTCCTTGTGGCCCAATCCTACTCTGCCGTGGCCGAGTGTGCAACCGCGCCGTGGCGGATTTCGGCTTCGGATTTGGGGAATTGGATAAGCGCGCCGGGGGCGAGGGTGCAGGTGGCGCCGGGGGCAACGGGGCGGCGGCTCGCGCCGCTTTTTTCCGGGGCTGCGCCCCGCGCCTCCCGTTGGTCGGCTGCCCCTCCGTGCCGAGGGTCGGGGCGCTGCTCGCTCGAGCACCAGGTCCAGGGGTCGGGGGAGAGGTTTTTCAGGCCCCAGAGGCCGGGCTGGGTGGGGTGGGCGGCGACGGCGGCGAGGGGCTCGGAGAAGTCGTAGGGGCGCGCGGGGTCGAGGTGGTGGGGATAGAGCCTGGTGTCGTGGTTGAGCATGACGATGTGGCGGCCGGCGTGCAGGCGGTAGGGGAGCTGAGCGGGAGCGCCGCATTGCCAGCAGGGCGCGGACGCGGCGGCGCCGGGATCGTAAAAGCTTTCGCTGGCGCAGTGGGGGCAGTAGTAGATGGCGTCGCGCAGGTCGATGGCGGCGGCGCGCCACTGGGTTTCGCGCACGCGGCCCTGGGCGGGATCGCGAAGGCCCAGGGTAAACGCCTGCGTGAACAGGTCGCGGAACCAGCGTGGGTAGAGCGGCCAGAAGGTGAGGGCGTTGTCGTGAAGGCCGGGGACAGGGCGGTTGGCGTCATCGTCGGGATCAAAGATGAACAGCGGCGCGGAGCCGAACAGGCGCGTCATGGCGGCCAGATCGAAGCTGTGAATTTCCGCCTCGCGGCGGCCTTCGAGGGGATGGTGCATGAAGAAGATGTAGAACAGCAGCACCGCGAGCGAATACAGATCGGTCTGGATGCTGGGCACGGCGCGGCGCAGGACGATTTCGGGCGCCATGAAGCGGGGCGTGCCCAGGATGCCGGTTTCCGGATCGCCATCGACGGTCACGTTGTCGTTGTCGCAGATCAGGATTTCGCCGTTTGCGGGATCGAAGAAGACGTTGCCGAAGGAGATGTCGCGGTAGCAGAGGCCTTTGGAGTGCAACTGCAGGAAGTTGTGGGCGAGGGAGAAGGCCATGGTGGCCAGGGTGCGGAAGCTGGGGTCGAGCTTTTGGCGCATCAGCTCGGCGATGCCGCGGAAGCGCGGCTCGCGCAGGGGCATGATGTAGCCGAAGCCGGAGGCGCGGGAGGAGCTGGCCAGCTCGCCGGGCCAAAGGAATTGCGCCGTAGGCGGACCTTTTTTGACGATGGTGGCGAGACGAAAGCGCTGCTGTTCGGTGGCGGCGTGGGGCAAGTACCACTTCAGCGCCACCGGACGGTCGACCATCAGGGCACGGTAGACTTCGCCCTGGCCGCCGCCTCCGAGAAATTGCTTGACCGTGCAGTCGAGCCGCGAGGCCTCGCCGTGCACGCTCTGGCCCGCCGCTAAAATCATGAGAGTGCCAGCGCTTGCCGCAGGCCGAGGGCGAGGCTGGCGATGAGCGTCAGGAGAAACAGCGCGACGCCAGGCAGGGCGAAACGGCGCCAGAGATGAGCCGTGTACTCGTGGCGCAGGAAGGCCTGAAAGGGCAGCGCAGCGGCAGCATGCAGGCGCGCGGGGGTGCGGGCGAGAAGGGCGGCATCCGACGGCGCGCCAGCGCCGAAGCGGGCGAAGGCCGGCGCCAGGGTGTTGTCGAGCGCTGCCGGCACCGCGGCGGGCAGGTGCTGCATGGCGGCCGTGGCGGCGGGCCAGTCGTGGCGCTGGAGAGCATACTCGGTCTGCGCGAGCGTGAGCAGTAAATCGAAATCGCTCGCCTCCGGAGGCTGGGAGCAGAGCGTCATGGCGTTGACGGCGGTATGGAAGTGACCTTGCGCGGCGAGCGCCCAGGCTTGCTGCTGGCACGGCGAGGCTTCTT harbors:
- a CDS encoding SPOR domain-containing protein, whose protein sequence is MPEKPPKKKIHFALDHKGIALFVLGACLVVALVFADGLLVGMGLYRQSVWPILVAGRQAQASQHAQELAADSAAAAQRQNHPAKREARSRVPAVPTAPPPQPAPTPTAIATAAAAAPANACGLALTASAQTGQPEYDLQLGSFQDAANAASLVASLKTHGCTAQVMQLTDAQHRVWNVVRIGPFATLEQAAAAAAQLRRSDGLLALVRPVAAI
- a CDS encoding DUF4280 domain-containing protein, encoding MAMQVCMGAMMQCSFGVAPSTLVVLPANKVLTQTPAANIMDNKPMVNIPPFGMCNSPSNPTVAAATAAALGVLTPMPCVPATTAPWAPGAPTVMIANMPALDSNSKLMCMWGGVIQIVSPGQTKTMVP
- the tssI gene encoding type VI secretion system tip protein VgrG, coding for MALDQSTSPVQLTTPLGANQLLVERYSGEERISGLFHYTLDLVSEDANLDFSSIVGQNITLQIELPSGDQQYINGVVGRFAVTAQSPRLTSYTAEIHPWLWLLGFSSGCQIFQNLSAPDIVKKVFSNLGFTAFKDALTGTYTARDYCVQYNETALAFVSRLLEEEGIFYFFEHTSSAHTLVLADDPSTYEACTGLTTATFRAESAAQQTADAVLACRIEQQVVTAKTQLDDYNFTIPATDLLATAGSGADAVTWYNYPGRYAAKADGETRAGLRLGIHEAAAQRISGTSLCRAFHAGCTFTLAGHFRSSANTSYVLTSLKVDGTQLEYQNDFEAILATQVFRPPLTTPRPAVAGCQTAVVVGKSGDEIFSDQYGRVKVKFPWDQSSASDENSSCWIRVAQTWAGKSWGASFIPRIGQEVVVSFEEGDPDRPLITGTVYNATQVTPYALPDNQTRSTIKTHSSPNQDGNNEIRFEDKAGSEELFMQAQKDMNVSVLNDQAITIAQNRTVTVQQKNESLVVDKGDRSIAVNTGKETHSVKGTRELTITGNETHTNSADFKQTVSGNYTLSVSGNLSIEVSGSVSIKAGSSFTNKAGTSLENDAGTSLTNKSGTSLENNAGTSLTNQAGTTMDHKANAQQTVESSGITQIKGSLVQIN
- the tssG gene encoding type VI secretion system baseplate subunit TssG, with the translated sequence MPPAPPAPSPPARLSNSPNPKPKSATARLHTRPRQSRIGPQGAQRVAERGWRSNTSVIEWLRAEPYRFDFFQALLLLERARPEAAPLAAGSDPEREAVRLAASIRLDFPPSDLESLTAADDEAAPPHLLVNFFSLAGAEGPLPPPLVEIIQNRMRERDYAARDFLNLFHHRLLSLVFRGARAHRPALAAEPPEDSPAGRYLRAFAGLALPGQRERLPVPDRALIAYAGLLWQQPRSAVGLERMLSDYFGVRFALRQMQGAWRPLPPEAWTRLGVKGSNQILGDGAVVGQRVWLQAAAAELETAPLDLPQFLELLPGGAALTALRALTRLYAGTLCAITVCLCLRAEAVESARLGGARLGWTAFLPQRGAADAAAATAGEPLRVRFNLE
- a CDS encoding serine/threonine protein kinase; translation: MILAAGQSVHGEASRLDCTVKQFLGGGGQGEVYRALMVDRPVALKWYLPHAATEQQRFRLATIVKKGPPTAQFLWPGELASSSRASGFGYIMPLREPRFRGIAELMRQKLDPSFRTLATMAFSLAHNFLQLHSKGLCYRDISFGNVFFDPANGEILICDNDNVTVDGDPETGILGTPRFMAPEIVLRRAVPSIQTDLYSLAVLLFYIFFMHHPLEGRREAEIHSFDLAAMTRLFGSAPLFIFDPDDDANRPVPGLHDNALTFWPLYPRWFRDLFTQAFTLGLRDPAQGRVRETQWRAAAIDLRDAIYYCPHCASESFYDPGAAASAPCWQCGAPAQLPYRLHAGRHIVMLNHDTRLYPHHLDPARPYDFSEPLAAVAAHPTQPGLWGLKNLSPDPWTWCSSEQRPDPRHGGAADQREARGAAPEKSGASRRPVAPGATCTLAPGALIQFPKSEAEIRHGAVAHSATAE